Genomic window (Planococcus sp. MSAK28401):
GGCGCATGAGCCGCTTCGTCTCATCACTTACAAGACGGATGCCTTTTTCGCGCTGCTGTTCTTCGATCATGCCGCTCTTCAAGCCTTCGATGATGCCGGCAATGGTCGTAAGTGGCGTTCTCATTTCATGCGAGACATCAGCCATGAAGCGTCGTCTGCGGTTTTCGAGCTGTTCGATTTCTTCGCTGGAACGCTGCAGCTTATCGGCCATCATATTGAAGTCATGCGCCAAATCCCCAAATTCGTCAAAATTCGATTCAGGTAAATTCACTTGGTAATGCCCTTCGCTGATCATCGACGTTGCTTTGCGCATACGCTGCAGCCGCGTCACATGGATTTTGGCCAGCAAGAGGCTGAGCAGCAAGGCGAACGGCAAAGAAATGGCGATCACTGCGACAAGCGTCCGATTCAATTCTCCCACCATTTCCCGGATGCCGCTTACAGGCGAAGCCAATAATACGCCTCCTGCAAGCGTGCTGCCTTCCACATAAGGCAACGCGACGAATGTCATCGACCGCTCAAAGCGTTCGACATCCCGGTAGACGACCAAGGTTTCGCCGCGCTCGATGACATTCCATTCCTCCGGCGTCAATTCGACCGACGGAAAATTGCCGTTAATCGGATAAAGGATCCGGCTTTGCTGATCGAAGACGATGAAATTGATGTTCTGCGCTTCAAGCACCGTTACATAGGCTTGCAAATCCGTCCCTGGGCGCGCCTGTTCCAGTTCCTGGAGAATCTGTTCGCCGTAGCGCTCCAATTCCTCCGCCTTGTCCGAATACGCCACCCGCTCACCGTAAAAAATGAATAGCGTGCTTAAAATGGCCACTGCAAACAACAAAACGCCCATATGGCTCGCGATCAATTGATAGAAATACTTAACCCGCAAGTTCTTCAAATTTATAGCCCACTCCCCACACCGTATGGAAGAGCTGGTCCCCTTCCGGAATTTTCTTGCGCAGCCGTTTGATATGGACATCTACTGTCCGTTCATCACCGTAGAACTGATAGCCCCAAACTTGTTCAAGCAATTGCTCCCGGCTGAATACTTGCTTCGGATGCTGCAGGAAAAAGACCAGCAGATCGAATTCCTTCGGCGTTAGATTGTCGATCGCTTGGCCGTCTTTGACGACTTCGCGTGTTTCTTTCCTGACATGGAAATGGGATGTGCGGATGCCGTCCCCGGCCGCTTCATCTTTTCGCGCCCTTCTGGTCACCGCTTTGATGCGCGCCATCAAGGTCAAAGGGCTGAACGGCTTCGTCACGTAATCATCTGCTCCCATTTCAAAACCGATTACTTGGTCGGATTCACTGTCTTTCGCTGTCAGCATAATGATGGGCACTTCGCTTCCCGTCTCGCGGATTTTCCGGCACAGCGCGATGCCGTCCATTCCCGGAAGCATCCAATCCAGGATCAACAGGTCGAAATCCTCTTCCTGGAATTTACGGTAGCCTTCCAGCCCATCTCCAGCGAATTCACCTTCTAGCCCTTCT
Coding sequences:
- a CDS encoding sensor histidine kinase, which encodes MRVKYFYQLIASHMGVLLFAVAILSTLFIFYGERVAYSDKAEELERYGEQILQELEQARPGTDLQAYVTVLEAQNINFIVFDQQSRILYPINGNFPSVELTPEEWNVIERGETLVVYRDVERFERSMTFVALPYVEGSTLAGGVLLASPVSGIREMVGELNRTLVAVIAISLPFALLLSLLLAKIHVTRLQRMRKATSMISEGHYQVNLPESNFDEFGDLAHDFNMMADKLQRSSEEIEQLENRRRRFMADVSHEMRTPLTTIAGIIEGLKSGMIEEQQREKGIRLVSDETKRLMRLVNENLDYEKIRSNQVTLMKEEIEAAELLEIIQEQLQLQANEKGDRLLIEADPGEMIYGDMDRLIQILVNIVKNSIQFTENGDIFLRARAESGVSVLEVEDTGDGIEVEELEMIWRRFYKADMSRGSGQFGLGLSIVRQLVNLHDGEISVESEKGRGTKFTIRLPHKQSNKP
- a CDS encoding response regulator transcription factor, producing MKILVVEDNPSVSSMLELFFSKEGLEGEFAGDGLEGYRKFQEEDFDLLILDWMLPGMDGIALCRKIRETGSEVPIIMLTAKDSESDQVIGFEMGADDYVTKPFSPLTLMARIKAVTRRARKDEAAGDGIRTSHFHVRKETREVVKDGQAIDNLTPKEFDLLVFFLQHPKQVFSREQLLEQVWGYQFYGDERTVDVHIKRLRKKIPEGDQLFHTVWGVGYKFEELAG